A window from Sebastes fasciatus isolate fSebFas1 chromosome 22, fSebFas1.pri, whole genome shotgun sequence encodes these proteins:
- the irs4b gene encoding insulin receptor substrate 2-B codes for MANFTNYQEGKAAMLMLETQQRDTGTKAAAANGDGSAGEPPSPVINVGGGGGSGSRFHQHLPPSNHLHLHHHLLSHHHPPKDHHYQLAPQHLSGESIAESAGRKASSSSLSQVHTAEEPAASSTASSHVYAAVNVANTSDAVDDIRKCGYLRKQKHGHKRFFVLRAASHLGPSRLEYYDSEKKFRSCLRSAAAAAASGGAVAPSPPKRVIYLYQCFTVNKRADSKNKHLIALYTKDEYFAIVAENEQEQEDWYVAVSELMSEGKKGHVDSDDLDDGYGTVTPGTVFKEVWQVNVKPKGLGQTKNLTGVYRLCLSTKTIHLVKLNSETPCVNLQLMNIRRCGHSESFFFIEVGRSSSIGPGEIWMQVDDSVVAQNMHETILETMKALKAFAEFRPRSKSQSSGSNPMPFITTRRHLGNLPPSQTGLQRRSRTESVVGTPPSSKSSGASGYRFRTSSEGEGTMNRPFRSATGSLVHLNSARAHHGRQEGGGSSSGSGVATGNAGTSTGSGRYVRAIPGSSSTYHARSASLPVSHFPSTTSPVSVSSSSGHGSVSDTLTRPSSASICGSPSDGGFNSSDEYGSSPGDFRYFRVRSNTPDSLGNTPPIREENCLNDYMAMGWNREVFGTSGSSGNNSGGDTPRDESTSTTEDERFSSSSSLRRRTHSFSRPAGGATGGSGVAVYQKMTQTNFSLDEGSDVVLPFGSGLLRGGPSSSSSSLRSDYSSCSEHSQQSRPSTLSRTEAGSERPPLSSSASAKEDSGYMPMMCGVAASPRDTPPDYMPMQPSSHSHPISHSPQFHSPALGPRSAQLQSQSSTDSHGYMMMLPGGSGSSPSPGQASPSPHSSSSMTGASGSDSIAERPENGEYMDMSYCSSGGRKLSNEGSSGYYTPGTPEGTPKSYSPYFSLPRSYKAPTRERDEKEYGEYVPMSSPAKPVYSSVATASTSTPEKRGGGGSSTSTPSHPPPPYGAHHTTAAMADRRVVRPNRLPLGRRSFHGPLRVSEPSTASAGTSTSVPATVSSSEGPSSPGEYINIEFGDHYPHQQQPPAYPLSAQDEAPSLGSNEHRHSPHQDYMSVEVAADQQDSAGCLGKNQSPRPSLVAPWNPPSYIRPLASNPGALASPGVPAGGHWRSMGDDYTDMTFNLSRGERTQTSPTAMLQHLCVIEGRYGHASPSSISPPLPPSSPGRVPTQQLEPKVVRADPQGRRRHSSETFSSTSSSNSTPSGGGLPPSSSATHPTPANTTAPNGSYLTEGQASRWASSASFDSMWVSMEGLGDSTAHAPVRAMEMGPASGTSASSSSSGAGGGRMCRNMSVGYQNGLNYIALELREDGSNTGAMASGAGSSNGSSVAAGAGVVPLPENGAYASIDFTKSDGVTTTTKD; via the coding sequence ATGGCAAATTTCACGAATTACCAGGAAGGTAAGGCAGCGATGTTGATGTTGGAGACGCAGCAGAGGGACACGGGGACGAAAGCCGCGGCCGCAAACGGAGACGGCTCGGCCGGGGAACCCCCTTCCCCGGTAATTAATgtcggcggcggcggcggcagcggctCTCGCTTCCATCAACATCTACCGCCCTccaaccacctccacctccaccatcaCCTCCTCAGCCACCACCACCCGCCAAAGGATCATCACTACCAGCTGGCTCCGCAGCATCTATCCGGAGAAAGCATCGCAGAGTCCGCAGGAAGGAAAGCCTCGTCCTCGTCTCTCAGCCAGGTACACACCGCTGAAGAGCCCGCCGCTTCCTCCACCGCTAGCAGCCATGTATACGCGGCTGTGAACGTCGCTAACACCTCGGACGCTGTGGATGATATTCGCAAATGTGGCTATTTAAGAAAGCAAAAACACGGACACAAGAGGTTTTTTGTGCTGCGGGCTGCCAGCCACCTCGGGCCGAGCCGCCTGGAGTACTACGACAGCGAGAAGAAATTCAGGAGCTGCCTGCGCTCTGCTGCCGCGGCCGCCGCCAGCGGTGGAGCGGTCGCCCCTTCTCCGCCGAAAAGGGTTATTTACCTCTACCAGTGCTTCACGGTGAACAAAAGGGCGGATTCCAAAAACAAACACCTCATTGCCCTTTACACTAAGGACGAGTACTTTGCTATTGTGGCTGAAAACGAGCAGGAGCAAGAGGACTGGTACGTAGCTGTCAGTGAGCTGATGAGTGAGGGCAAAAAAGGGCACGTTGATTCCGATGATCTAGATGATGGATATGGTACAGTCACCCCTGGTACCGTGTTTAAAGAGGTGTGGCAGGTGAATGTGAAACCTAAAGGACTGGGTCAAACTAAAAACCTCACAGGTGTTTACCGGCTATGCCTCTCAACTAAAACCATTCACCTCGTAAAGTTGAACTCTGAAACGCCCTGTGTTAACCTCCAGCTGATGAATATCAGACGTTGTGGACATTCAGAAAGCTTCTTTTTCATCGAGGTGGGTCGCTCCTCCTCTATCGGACCCGGGGAGATATGGATGCAGGTGGACGATTCTGTCGTGGCGCAAAACATGCATGAGACCATCTTGGAGACGATGAAAGCCCTGAAAGCCTTTGCAGAGTTTCGGCCCAGGAGTAAGAGCCAGTCGTCAGGCTCCAACCCCATGCCGTTTATCACAACGCGGCGCCACTTGGGCAACCTGCCGCCGAGCCAGACGGGACTGCAGCGGCGGTCGAGGACGGAGTCGGTCGTCGGCACGCCGCCGTCAAGTAAGAGCTCTGGAGCTAGTGGTTATCGCTTCCGAACATCCAGTGAGGGCGAGGGGACGATGAACCGGCCGTTCCGCTCCGCCACAGGAAGTCTGGTTCACCTTAACTCGGCACGGGCGCATCATGGTCGTCAGGAAGGGGGTGGCAGTAGCAGTGGGAGTGGTGTCGCCACAGGAAACGCTGGCACGAGCACAGGCAGCGGCCGCTATGTCAGAGCCATCCCAGGGTCGTCGTCCACCTACCACGCCCGCTCCGCCTCGCTGCCAGTCTCCCACTTCCCCTCCACCACCAGTCCAGTGAGCGTCTCCTCCAGCAGCGGCCATGGCTCCGTCTCCGACACGCTCACCCGCCCGTCAAGCGCCTCGATATGCGGCTCCCCATCTGACGGCGGCTTCAACTCCTCAGATGAGTATGGCTCCAGTCCCGGTGATTTCCGGTACTTCCGGGTGCGGAGTAACACGCCAGACTCCCTGGGCAACACCCCACCAATCAGAGAAGAGAACTGTCTAAATGATTACATGGCCATGGGCTGGAACCGGGAGGTTTTTGGCACCAGTGGGAGCTCTGGAAACAACAGTGGCGGTGACACGCCACGGGACGAGAGCACGTCGACAACAGAGGATGAGCGcttttcttcatcatcatcattgagGAGGAGGACACACTCTTTCTCCAGACCAGCAGGTGGTGCAACAGGCGGTTCTGGAGTAGCGGTTTACCAGAAAATGACTCAGACAAACTTCTCATTGGATGAGGGGTCAGATGTTGTGTTGCCATTTGGCAGCGGGCTGCTTCGCGGTGGACCgtcatcttcctcttcctcactccgCTCTGACTACAGCTCCTGTTCCGAGCACAGCCAGCAGAGCCGTCCCTCCACGCTCTCCCGGACGGAGGCCGGTAGCGAGCGCCcgcccctctcctcctctgcctctgccAAGGAAGACAGCGGCTACATGCCCATGATGTGTGGCGTGGCTGCGTCGCCGCGGGACACGCCTCCCGACTATATGCCTATGCAACCCAGCTCTCACTCCCATCCCATCTCCCATTCCCCGCAGTTTCACAGTCCAGCTTTAGGTCCCCGTTCAGCCCAGCTCCAGTCCCAATCCTCCACAGACTCCCACGGCTACATGATGATGCTCCCAGGGGGCAGCGGCAGCTCCCCTTCCCCAGGCCAGGCCTCTCCCAGCCCTCACAGTAGCTCCAGCATGACAGGCGCCAGCGGGAGTGACAGCATAGCAGAGAGACCTGAGAATGGGGAATATATGGACATGTCGTACTGCAGCAGTGGGGGGCGCAAGCTCTCAAATGAAGGGAGCAGTGGGTATTACACACCTGGTACACCTGAGGGCACCCCAAAGTCTTACAGCCCTTatttctccctccctcgctcctACAAGGCCCCCACCAGAGAGCGAGATGAGAAAGAGTATGGGGAGTATGTTCCTATGAGTTCTCCTGCCAAGCCCGTCTATTCATCTGTTGCCACAGCTTCCACGTCAACGCCAGAGAAGAGGGGTGGGGGAGGTAGTAGCACCTCCACCCCCTCTCACCCACCCCCGCCTTATGGAGCTCACCATACGACCGCAGCGATGGCCGACCGACGGGTCGTGAGGCCCAACCGCCTCCCTTTAGGCAGGAGAAGTTTCCACGGTCCACTGCGGGTTAGTGAGCCCTCCACGGCGTCAGCAGGCACCTCCACCTCAGTCCCTGCCACTGTCAGCTCCTCTGAAGGGCCCTCCAGTCCTGGGGAGTATATTAACATTGAGTTTGGGGATCACTACCCCCATCAACAACAGCCCCCTGCTTATCCTCTCTCTGCCCAAGACGAAGCGCCTTCCCTCGGATCCAATGAACACCGTCACTCTCCTCACCAGGATTATATGAGTGTGGAGGTAGCAGCAGACCAGCAGGACAGCGCTGGATGTCTGGGTAAAAATCAGTCACCCAGACCCAGCCTTGTCGCCCCCTGGAACCCACCCAGCTATATCCGGCCCCTGGCTAGCAATCCTGGGGCGCTGGCCTCCCCTGGAGTCCCCGCCGGAGGCCACTGGAGGTCGATGGGGGACGACTACACGGACATGACGTTTAACCTCAGCAGAGGTGAGAGGACGCAAACGAGCCCCACGGCCATGCTGCAGCATCTCTGCGTGATAGAGGGACGTTACGGCCATGCCTCCCCCTCATCCatttctccccctctccctccgtcAAGCCCAGGAAGGGTGCCGACACAACAGCTGGAGCCCAAGGTGGTTCGGGCCGACCCCCAAGGCAGGAGGAGGCACAGCTCGGAGACGTTCTCCTCCACATCCTCCTCTAATTCAACGCCCTCTGGGGGAGGACTTCCCCCCTCTTCCTCCGCCACCCACCCGACACCAGCCAACACCACGGCCCCCAACGGCTCTTACCTAACGGAGGGTCAGGCTTCCAGGTGGGCCAGCTCTGCTTCTTTTGACAGTATGTGGGTGTCAATGGAGGGTCTAGGGGATTCGACGGCTCATGCTCCAGTAAGAGCCATGGAAATGGGCCCAGCCTCCGGGACCTcagcatcctcctcttcctcgggGGCTGGAGGCGGCAGGATGTGCAGGAACATGTCTGTGGGCTACCAGAACGGACTGAACTACATTGCCTTGGAGCTGAGGGAGGACGGGAGTAATACGGGAGCCATGGCGTCGGGAGCTGGTAGCAGCAACGGGAGCTCGGTGGCGGCGGGGGCGGGGGTGGTGCCTCTGCCGGAGAACGGAGCCTACGCCAGTATAGACTTCACCAAATCTGACGGAGTCACCACTACAACCAAGG